One window of Novosphingobium sp. 9U genomic DNA carries:
- a CDS encoding deoxyguanosinetriphosphate triphosphohydrolase: MTLAPYATDWTRSRGREFGLENALARGPRSPYQRDRDRIIHSIAFRRLRYKTQVFIAPDGDHYRVRLTHSLEVAQIARVIARTLGLDEDLTEALSLAHDIGHAPFGHAGEEALQGALHSHGGFDHNAQTLRTLMRIESPYCEHDGLNLTWETLEGLAKHNGPVSEPGWALAELDAAFPMELSTWPSLEAQVASLSDDIAYDNHDIDDGLRAGFLDLDEVLAHPFVADHWREVERRYPSAPRDRQVSELIRSQIGFMVNDLLAETAKRLDSIGSLAEIRSASRATAAFSDELAVAERAFKRFMYEKLYYHPEQLETSRRAKAVVAELFSAYSQQPVLMDEEWIDGLPRHEPERSRHIADYIAGMTDRFAIARHADIYGVTPEGLRNV; the protein is encoded by the coding sequence ATGACCCTGGCCCCGTACGCTACCGACTGGACCCGCTCGCGTGGACGCGAGTTCGGGCTGGAGAACGCGCTCGCTCGCGGTCCGCGCAGCCCGTACCAGCGCGACCGGGACCGTATCATCCACTCGATCGCGTTCCGGCGGCTCCGCTACAAGACCCAGGTCTTTATCGCCCCCGATGGCGACCACTACCGCGTCCGCCTGACCCACAGCCTGGAGGTGGCGCAGATCGCGCGCGTGATCGCCCGCACGCTGGGCCTCGACGAGGACCTGACCGAAGCGCTGTCGCTGGCGCACGACATCGGCCACGCGCCATTCGGCCATGCCGGCGAGGAAGCGCTCCAAGGCGCGCTGCACAGCCACGGCGGCTTCGACCACAATGCCCAGACCTTGCGCACGCTGATGCGCATCGAATCTCCGTATTGCGAGCACGACGGCCTCAACCTGACCTGGGAGACGCTGGAGGGCCTCGCCAAGCACAACGGTCCGGTGAGCGAGCCAGGCTGGGCGCTGGCAGAGCTGGACGCGGCGTTCCCGATGGAACTGTCCACCTGGCCCTCGCTGGAGGCGCAAGTCGCCTCGCTTTCGGACGACATCGCTTACGACAACCACGACATCGACGATGGCCTGCGCGCCGGCTTCCTCGATCTCGACGAAGTGCTCGCTCACCCGTTCGTCGCCGATCACTGGCGCGAGGTGGAGCGCCGCTATCCCTCGGCGCCACGGGATCGGCAGGTCTCGGAACTGATCCGCAGCCAGATCGGCTTCATGGTCAACGACCTGCTGGCCGAAACCGCCAAGCGCCTCGACTCCATCGGCAGCCTCGCCGAGATCCGCAGCGCCAGCCGGGCGACCGCGGCCTTCTCCGACGAGCTTGCGGTGGCGGAGCGCGCATTCAAGCGCTTCATGTACGAGAAGCTTTACTACCATCCCGAACAGCTGGAGACGTCGAGGCGTGCGAAGGCGGTCGTGGCCGAACTGTTCAGCGCCTACTCGCAGCAGCCGGTGCTGATGGACGAGGAGTGGATCGACGGCCTGCCGCGACATGAGCCCGAGCGCAGCCGCCACATCGCCGACTACATCGCTGGAATGACCGATCGCTTCGCCATTGCGCGCCACGCCGACATCTACGGCGTCACGCCGGAAGGCTTGCGCAACGTCTAA